The DNA sequence CTGCATTAAAGAACACACGTCCCTGACTCTCATCCAGAAAATGATGCGTTTCCACGACCGCAACGCCGCCTGAAATTTCCAGGCGGTCGCCACTGGTCTCTCCTCCACCACCGCCGTCAAAGTAGATTCCATCCTCAGGTGCAAAAATGCCACCCGCGGGATTGTTGATGATCAGCTGATCGTCCCCTTCAAATCCGTAGAACTCCAGGTATGAGATACTGAAAAAGTTGACGACAGGACCAGCGTTCAACTGATAGGAACCAGAGTTATTATCGCTGGCAGTAATAGTCAGCACATCTTCGCCTGAAGTCCCCTTAATCATCAGATGCGCGGGGTCAGGCACACTGAATCCCGCTTCCAGGTTTTCGATGCCTGTGACATAGATACTCTGATATCCGCCTGCATAATCCAACCGCGCATTCTCGCTGTCGTAATCAAGATATGCACCGTCGATCGGTTCATTATAAAAGAGTGTGTCACCGGGGGTAGCCGGCGATAATCCATTGACGGTAATTTCGGACTCGAGACTGGGAGTGATGTAAAAAGCATCCGAATTGACGCCGCCATAAACGGAGGTGCCGTCTGCGGAATGAGTCTGCCCCCACAGTTCGACGGCAATATTCGCATTGTCCGCGACCATGTTCTTGGCTTCCAGTCCCACGCCCCCGGTCAGCGCGATCAACTGGGCTCCTTCTTCCACCAGAATATCATCGTCTGCAACGAGGCTCACACCAAACGGACTGTCCTCCGATTTCACAATCACGCCAGCCCGAATGGTAATATCACCACCGGCGTAGAGACTGAGTGAGGTCCCCGTCTGAATCGATTCCCGGACATCCAGTGAACCCGTCGTATTGACATAAATGGTACTGTTCCTGGCGTAAATCCCGGTCAGGTCACCAGCGTCTCCGATCACAAGATCCCCCGTGTTTTGAACCTGCACAAAGCCTACCGCGGCAACCTCGAGATAACCCACCTGAGTCTCCATTGAATTCGTTGAAGATCCACTCAGGATCACAGCCCGTGCAGCCGTAATGTTATTACTGGAGCCATTGTTATCGATAATGGAAGCGCTGGCATCGATCCAGACATCTCCTGTAGTTATGATCTCACCCAGGTTGAGACCAGTCGACTCAAAGTAAATATCTCCATCTCCGGTATTCAACGACGTTGTGCTATCCGTAAAAATCGAAGCGGCTTCGACATGCACGTTTCCGGTGGTCGTGACATTCTCACCAAAAGTGGCTCGATTGACGTGCAGCTCCAGATCACCACTACCCAGGTCGAGTGAGTTCCCGAATTCAACCCAGTCATCGCCGCGCGTTTCGGTAATGATCAGGTCGGCAGTCGCATCCTGTCCCACGGAATTTATGTTGACATAATCCAGCCCGGCACCGCTGTTCAGAATCAGGGTTATGGAGGGAATCTGTAAGACCCTCAATTCCGGACCGGAACCGGAAATCACTTGAAATCCACCGCTCGCGTCCGCGTTAAAATCAATCGTCTGTGTGTCATTGTCATAATTCAGATCAAGGTGGGCCGTCGCCACATCCCAGATCATCCGATCCTGGTGCGAATAGAATAGAAAATCCAGGTCGAATTCATTCAAACGCACCCAGCCTGACTGGGATCCTTCCATCCAGGAGGAAAGGGAGTCTGCAGACCCGCTCAGGATAATCGTATCATCACCCGAGCCATCGTCACCGTCGTAGTCAATTCTGAGCCCTGCTGCAGCCAGGGATGTATCCAGGGTGACCTGTTCGTTTCCTGCTCCACCCGTCAGATAAATGGTGCTGCCCGTCAGCATGGATAACGACACGGCAATCGTCTGCGCATCGATCTGTTCTCCGCCAACTGGCGCTGTAATCAGGTCGTCGACCACACTCACGATCAGCTGCCCCCCACTGATCGTCATCGACAGGTCCGAATCGGAAACCGTCTGATGGTCGATCAGCAAATCGCCGTTCACGATCTGGGTGATAAAGTCAATCACGGGAGGAAAACCAAACACATAGGCGCTGCCGGTATCGGTTGCACCGTGGTCGTGCAGCGGAGCACCGCTGACAATTGTCTCTCCATCAATGGCGATCGTGGAACCATAGCCACTGCCGGTTTCAGTATCGGCAGCAATCAGTGACTCCTCATCAGCCGTACTCCAGCCCAGCGAACCTTCAAACAGGTATGCCGCCCCGGTACTCCCATTGCTCAGAGGATCTCCCACAACCAGGCTCATACCCGCGATGGAGACAGCCGCTCCGAAACCACCTGAGTCCGTCGAATTGGGATATTCGCTGGCTCGCAGTTTCTCGACGATATTCCAGCTTTGTGAACCGTCCAGAATCGACACCGACCCGCCATACGTATCGCCGGCTGCACCAACGGCGGCGTAGCGATCATCGATATCAACGGCGCTGCCCAGATCGGAACCTGTAGTCCCTGACAGTTTCTTGATTTCTCCCCAGGTATCATCCGCAATACCGGCGCCATTTGAACTTCGTTCGAACAGATAAGCGGCCCCCTTGCCTTGATCCTGCACCGCACCAGCGATAATGGTTGTTTCATCCTGACTGATCGCCACGGCTGACCCCAACCAGGCATCAGCAGAAGCATCACCGGCTTTCAATTGATCGATTGAGACCGTCGCCCAATCGTCGTCTGTCGTAAAGACATAGACGGCGCCTGACGACGCAGCGGCCCCATACGAATCCAGTTGTGCCCCCACTACAACAGTATTGCCTTTGAGGTCCACAGCCAATCCAAAGTCTTCCGCCGCATCGTTCGCCAATGCTACAGGACGCGAGAGGGTCGCCAGAGCATCCCAGGTATCATCACTCAGATTTGAGGCAGTTCCCTGTTCATTACGTCTGAAAAGATAGGCCGATCCAAACGTATCTCCCTCGTCTGCTCCGATCGCTCCGATCAACAGTGTATCACCATCAATGGCGACAGACGTTCCGAACAGATCCTGATCTGTATTATCTGCACGAGGTGAAACGAGTGTCGAATGATAGTCCCAGCTGTCATCGGTCTGATCATCAGGCGTGCCTGAGTCATTGCGGGTATATAGTGTGACGGCTCCCGCATTATCAATTCCCGCCGGATCTGCATTGGGGATGCCTACGACCAGCCAGTCCCCGGAAACAGCAACCGCAGATCCAGACTGATCCGTATCTAAGGGGGCGAGCGCTGCATCTGGCAGAAGTTCCCCCTGAAACACGCTGGTCAAGAGAGTTCGGTCTTCCAGTAGCTCAATACAATTGATCTGCCGGGCAGAAGAATCAGTCACTGTCTGACGTATGTTCCGGCGATGACGACGGCGAACTGACGGGCGATTAGATGAACGCGCTGAAATCGCCTGCAGCCAGTGGGTCAGAAACATCTCATTCACTCCGCTCTGCAATGTATAGAGGACAGCCCCGTAGATTCCCTGATGGGATTTTCCCTGTATTATTGATGTGCCAGGTCGTGAACCTGATGGGCCCTGTCTCCCCATGCAGACTGAATGTCTGACATTGGATTCACTTAACTAACATACATGATTTACAAGTCATAAAACAATGACAAAAACAGACGAACGGACGATTAAAGCAGATCAGTTTCCATCCAGCAGTGTTTTACTGCATAATCAAGATTTTTGACGTTAGATAAATCAGCATAGCCTCTTCCAAAATAAAAATAGCCCCCGGAAACCTGAGTTTCCGGGGGCCTGTCGGGACTGTTTGTAACTGGACTATTCTATTAGTCCAGCAGCGGGTTGTCTCCGCCGGCGATACCGCTGAAGAAGTCGTCGATTTCGTCTGCACTCGGCAGACGACGTTCGGAGACGTCCAGCGACTCGCTCATCAGGGTACCGTCTGAGTCCAGGTCTTCCAGACCCAGCGTGTGACCCAGCTCGTGCATTACGACTGTCAGCAGATCCATCTGACCGAAGGCGTCGCTGCCGGAACCGGCCAGCAGGCTGCCATCCAGCAGTGTGAACTCGCTGCTGTCCAGCGGCGTTCCATCGACGAACCAGCCGTAACCGGCGGCGTTGACGTCGATCAGAACCGTTGTACCTGAAGCACCACCGAGCATTGCATCCGGCAGGTCGGTCAGTACGAAGTTCACCGAACCCAGCAGTTCCAGCTGAGCATCGCTCAACCCTGCTGTTTCCCAGTAGCTCAGGGCCGCATCCACGACCGAGTCCAGGTCGGACTGGGTGATCGATGGAGCCGCAGTGCTGCTCACACCGGCGGCCGCCATCAGTGCTCCGACCCGCTGGATGCGGATCGCATCGGCATTGATCGCCCCATTGGCCGGGCCGTTGTCACTCAGGGTCACGGTGATCGAACCACCGGGTGCCACCACAACCGCGGCCGTCAGGATCTCCCAGTTGAAGCCATCGGCGGCGAAGTCATTCGGTGCAACCCGCTGGTTGACCACGACGGGTCCCACGCCGGCAACATTGTACTCGGCATTCGTGGCCCGTAACGGGTCATTCAGCCAGGTCGCAGAGACGGTGTAGGTTCCGGCGGTCAGGTTCGTGAAGTCCCAGGTCGCCGTTCCGCTCTGACCCAGGTTCAGTCTCTGGGCATCACTTTCGAAGTAACGGGCATCGTAGAACAGGGTGTTCCAACTGCCGGTGCTGCTGTAACCCACATCACCATTGTCGATCAGCACCACATCCGTCATTTCGGCGGTGATGTTGAACGTGAAGGGGTTCTCATCGCTGTCGTTCGTGGCGATTGAGACCGGACCAGCAACCACACCGGCGGCGCCGGTGCTGTTGAATGAGATCTCGAAGGTCGTCGACTGACCGGCGAACAGAGTCGTCGTGCCCAGCGGAGACGAGACGGTGTACTCGCCCGATCCTGGCAGAGTGATGGCTCCCAGGTTCAGCGTGTTGGTCCCCGTATTGGTAATCGTGAAGGTCTGCGACAGGGTTTCGCCGAAGAAGGCGGTGCCCAGATCGATGCTGCTCACGCCGCTGGTCAGGGCCGTGGCCCCGGCTGCGACGTCGATTTCCGGAGCCGTGAGCCCGGGTGGAATCAGTTCCAGCCGCATGGCGTCGGCAGCCAGGTTGCCGTTCGCACCGTCGTCCGAGATGGTGACCGTCAGCGTGTTGCCGGCAGCCACCTGGAAGTTACCCAGTTCCTGCCAGATCGAGCCGTCGGCACTGAAGCCCTGCGGGTAGAACCGCTGGTCCAGTGAGACCGTGATCGGTCCCCCTTCGATGCCCGCGATCGTGATCTGGGCATTGGACGCGTATCCGCTGTGGTTCAGCCAGTGCGAGGCCACCTGATAAGTGCCGGCGCCCAGATTCTCGAACGTCCAGGTCGCCGTGTTGGTGCCCGGCAGGTCGCCGCCCAGCAGCACGTCCTGGTCCCGCTGGAAGTATTGCGTGTCGTCACCCCAGGTCCGCACTTCACGATTCCAGGCAGCGCCACTGGTACTGTAACCAAAGTCACCGTTGTCGATGATCATCGAGTCCGCAGCCGAACCGCTGACCGTGAAGTTGAAGGGATTCTCAACCGCCAGATCGCCTCCGAAGCTGACCATTCCACTGAAGCTGCCGCCGATGCTGGCGTCCATCTGCAGGGTGAAGGTCGTCGAATCCCCGGGGGCCAGGTTCGTATCCCCGAAGCCGGAGACCAGGCTGAACCCGGTTGGAACATTGATCGGCCCCAGGGCCATGTTCCGTTCGCCGAAGTTCGTTACGGTGAAGGTCTTGACCACGGGAGCACCGATGATCGTATCTTCGAAGTCCACGGCACCGCTGTCTTCCACGGTTCCGCCATCCACTTCGACCTTGATCACCGGATCAACCACCCGGATGATCCGGATTTCATCGGCGTAGACAATACCGTTGGCATCGTCGCTCAGCACCACCGTCATGTGATTATCGTTGATCACAACAGGATCACCAATGTATTCCCACCAGGTGCCATCATCCAGGAAGTCGTTCGAACTGCCCTGATGACTGACCCGGTAAGTGGCGACCGGGGTCGCATCCGAGAAGATGGTGTACGGAGCGTTGGTTGCAGCAGCCCGTCCGTAAGGGCTCACGTCCGGATGGACGTACCAGTGGGCTACGACCTGATAGCGGCCAGGTTCCACGTCGAAGTCCCAGAATGCACGACTGGTACCGGTTCCGCCCACGTAAGGCACTCCCGTATACAGGAACTCCGGATCACCCACGACACCCGGAATGTGCTCATTCCAGGTCCCCGTGGCATCGAATGTTGCGTCGTTGATGCCTACGGTTGCCGGTCCGGCGGCACCCGTTACCGTGAAGTTGTAAGGATTTTCATCCGCGTCACCCGTGGTGAACGAGATTTGACCGAAGGTCGAACCGGTGGTCCCGCCGTCAAACTGGATGGTGAAGGTCACCGAACCGAAGCCGGGAATGTTCACAGGCACGGTATCTGTTCCGAACGGGGAAGCAGGATCGATGCTGAACCCGGGTGGGAACTCAATCAGACCGGTCACATCGACCGGATCCGCGGAGAGGTTCGTCACGGTAAAGGTTTTGGAGACCGGAATGCCGGGGATCGTCGTACCGAAGTCGACCACGCCCGTGTCATCGTCGACGACATTGCCGTCCACGGTGACTTCCAGGTCGGGAGTCGGCAGGTATTCAATCCGGACCGCATCGGCGATCACGCCGTTGGCCAGGTCGAAGGTATCCCGCGGGATACTGCTGGCATCGTTGGTCAGGGTCACCGTCAGGGTGCCGCCAACCACTTCGAAGGAGGTATTCAGGTCGAACCACGCAGCCCCGTTGTCAGCGAAGGTGGACGGAATCAGGGTCTGGTTCACATCAATATCAAAGGTACCGGCTCCACCGTCCAGTGAGTACGGCGCGTCGGTCACTCGGTTGTACAGGGCCGACCAGGTTGTGGAGACCCGGTAGAAACCGTCGGCCAGACCGGTGAAGGTCCAGGTTGCGGTGTCAGTCCCGGCCGGAGGCGGAATGAAACCCGGCTGGTTGGGAATTGCCCCCGCGATGTCCCCTTCGAAGCCGGCACTGCCCCGGTTCACGCCCGAGTCATACAGTTCGAAGCCGGCGGTGGCCGAGAAGTCGGCATCGCCGTTGTCGATGATCACGACGTTAGAGACCTGACCGTGCAGCAGCAGGTTGAAGGTCGCTTCATCCACGTCGTTGGTGTCGAACGAGAACAGCCCCGAGCGATCGCCGAAGGAGTCGGAATCCATGGTGATCTCGAAGCTGATCGTATCGCCGGCGGCCACACTCTGAGCGACCAGCGTCGTCGTGAATCCGGCAGGAATCACGATGTTGCTGATGTCCAGAGCAGCAGAACCGGTGTTGGTGATCTCGAAGGTCCGGGTCAGGTCGGTCAACAGTTCGGTGGTGCCGAAGTCGATGCCGCCCGGATGACCGTCGACCAGGATGCTCGGCGGTGCCGGGGCGTCGGTCACGTCGGTCAGCTGGACTTCCGGACCGGCGGAGACCCGCTCGATGCGAACCGCATCAGCAGTGATCAGGCCGTTGGCCAGGTTGGTCAGCATCACGGTCAGCGTCCGGCTGTTGACAGTGAACGTTCCCAGGTCTTCCCAGAGAGCACCGTCGGCCAGGAAGTCGTCGGGAGCGATCTGCTGATTCAGATCGAAGGTGCCCAGGTTGATCGCCGTGGTGGTAATGTCATTGCGGGATCCGTCGAACACGGTAAACGGTGCATCGCTGGCCATCTGCGGAATCACAAATGGATTCTCCGAAGCCGGCCAGGTAACCGAGACGCGGTATACGCCCGGGGTCAGACCGTAGAATTCCCAGAAGGCGGCGGCATCACCGTAGTGGACGGGATCCACCAGCTGCGACTGCACGGTGTGAATGTCGTCTGCATAGCCAACACCCGTGGTGATCGCTGCGGTGCCTGCCGGATGATAAGGCCAGTCCCCGCTCAGCGAGAAGCCCAGGTCGCCGTTGTCGACGATCGTGGCTGGATTGTCTTCGAACGGGGTCACTTCTTCGAAGTTGAGGTACTGGACGGTACCTACACCGTCGGCCGTCAGAGAGTAGCCGGTGTCGATCACGGCCTGTCCCTTGGCGTCGAAGTCCAGGATGTCAAAGCCACCCCGTCCGTCGGCTGAACGCAGGACCGGAGGTCCGTCGATCGGGAAGTTGCCGTCCTGGGAGAGTGGATCGATGAAGATGTAGTCGTCGAATTCACTGCCAACCACGTTTTCCATGAAGCTGGGGTTCGTGTCCGGCTGTTCGGGCTGCAGCTGACGCTGCTCGACCGTGTTCCCCCGAAGACGTCCTGCGGGGTGTTGATGATATCGACGTCGAAGACGATGCCTGCACTGGCGAAGCGGAAGTCGACTGTGTCGTTGCCGTGGATGTCGGTGATCACGTCGGCACTGCCGCCGGCCCCCGGTTCCATCAGGAACACATCGTTGCCGCCGTTACCACTGCCAACTAAGTAACCGCCGCCGTCCAGGTTGTCGCTACCCAGGCCGTCACCCAGGATGTTGTGATCGTTGTCGCCGGTGATATTGTCGTTGCCGTCACCACCGAAGACGTTTTCGATGCTGTTGTCGTCATCGCCACCACCGGTGCCGGCCACCAGGCCGCCGTTGATGTTTGTAGCGGTGCCGGCGAACAGGTCGACGGTCACGCCCGTGGTGTAGTCCCGGTAATCCAGACTGTCGTTACCGGCGTCGCCGTCCAGGGTACCGGTCAGGCCGGCCCCGTCGCTGAGATCGAAGCGATCGTCCTGGGTCCCCCCGATCAGGTTCTGGAAGTCGGTGAAGTCCAGACGCTCTTCCGGTGGAGTCGCAATCGCGTCACCGGGCAGCGTCGGCCGGCCGCTGGCCAGGTTGTTGCGTTCGGCGATAATGAAACCTTCATCGTTGGCCGTGATGCCCCAGTAGTTATTCAGGTTCGGGCCTTCCAGCGTGTCGCTGTTGGCTGAACCGACCAGATCGTTGATGTTGTCGAAGCCGGTTCCGCCACCGCCGGTGCCCAGGATGCTGCCGTTGAGCTCATAGCCCTGGAATCCGTCCAGGCTGCCCAGGCCGGCCAGCTGCACATGCACGGCGTTCGAGTAAGTGGTGTAGTCGATGGTGTCGATGTCCCCACCCCCGTTGATGAAGCCCCGCAGCACATAGTTGCTGTCGAAGAAGAATTCATCGTTGCCGGCCTGCCCGTTGAGTACGGTGTTGACGAGGCTTGGTGTGCTGTTCTGCAGGTTGAAGTCGTCATCACCGCCTGCACCGTTGATCGTGACGGTATCCAGATCTTCCTGCAGTCCCAGGTTGACGTTGATCGTGTCGTCGCCGTCGGTGCCGGTGATGTTCAGATCGTCGATGTTGGCATAAGTCACATCAGTGCCGGCAGAGCTGGAGATTCCGTCCACGGTCGTCGAGGTGACTTCGAACGTGTCACCGGTGACGTCGCCGCTATCGACGATATTCAGCGTGTCGTTTCCGCCTTCACCATCCACATCCAGGGCCGCGAAGATGTTGTCCACCGTGCTTCCGGCATCGAAGATCTGGAACAGATCGTCGCCCAGGCCCCCCAGCAGGCTGACGCTGGTGACACCCGCGGGTGTGCTGCGGATACGGATGGTATCGTTGGATACATCGTCAGCCGCAAACACGTCGTCGGCATCCAACTCGACATTGGTGAGCGTCGTGGCGGAGTCGAGGGCGATCAGATCGATCAGCTCAGCGCCGGTTCCCGAAATGACCTGCAGGTCGGTAAAGTCCTCAAACAACAGAGCGGTGAAACCGCCGTTACCGGTGATCTGGGAGACGCCGTCACCGGCTCCGCCGGCATCGTTGATGTTGATGCCGGTCGTGTCGGGTGTGGAAGAAGCGTCGACTCGCAAGCCACCACCAGTTCCCGAACCGGAAAGGCCGACCCCTTCGATGTTGGCAAAGGAGAGTCCCAGGTCGATGTCGGTGTCACCCACAGCAGCGGCACCAATGTTACCACTGCCCAGACCGTCGATCACATCCGAGAAGTAACCGGCGTTGTGATCGGTGATGAAGTTCACATTGATCGCGTCGGCGCCGTTCTTACCGTCGTAGTGAATCGTGATGTCGTTCACGTCGTAGTCAGTAGGAGGGAACTCACCTTCCAGGAACGTTTCCGCAGCCAGGTTCAGGTGTGCCCCGTTGGAACCGGGGATACCCATAGGAGCAGCAGTTGCGAAGAACGGCAGGCCACCCGCGGTTTCGTTGATGTTCAACGTATCGTCGTCGTCCGACCCCAGTACGGTGAAGGAGAGAATATCCGCATCAGCGCCGGTGAAGAAGTTGCTGCCATTGATGTCGATCAGCAGGTTTGTGCCGCCGGCATCCAGACCAACGTCGATCGTGTCGTCGGAAGCATCTTCGAACCCGGAGAACAACATGTCCAGCACCAGGTGATAGGCACCAGCCAGGGTATTCACATCCTCAATGCTGCTGTAGCTGACAGGCAGTTCGGTATCGGGAGCCAGGAAGTTAAACGTGCCTGAACCTGGTGCTCCTCCCAGAACCAGCGCGGGATCGGTCACACCACTGAGATCAATATTCAGCGTGTCCCCGGGAACCGCCGGTAGAGTCGGATCTCCGCCTACAACAGTAATCGTGGATGTGCTGCTGGGCAGGATGTTGAACGTGTCATCGTCATCACCGCCGGTCACCGTCGTTCCCCCGGGGGCGGAAATACCACCGACCAGATCAACGGTCCCCCCCACGGCATCCGGATCGCCGACACTTGGATCGACGAAGATTCCAATGGTTGTCGCGGCATTGATCTGGGAGGTTGCATCCATGGTGAAGTCATCACCGGCTGTGAGAACTACATCGGCCCCGCTTGACTCAACGGTTACACCAGCATTGATGGTCAGGTCGTCACCAGCGAGTGCTGAATCTCCGGCCGTCAGTGTAACAGTGCCCGAACCAGACACATTGCTGGCCACAGTCAGCGGGCTCGCAGCAGAGATCCGAATTAATCCAGTGGGAGCATTCACTCCAGACAAACCATCGACAGTCCCGATTTCGAGAGCTCCCGTGTTACTGATAAAGACATCTCCACCAGTGGTCAATGCCGACAGGCGTGAGACTGCCAGATCCAGATCCAGCAGAGCGTTCGCCGGATCCCCAATATCTCCGGCAGCACGCAATGCCAGTTCATTTCCGGAAATCAGAGTGAGTTCCCCAAAGGTATTGTCATAGATTTGACCATTCAGGGAGGTCAGTGTAATTGTCCCTCCAGGGCTGTGCAAACTGGCAATCCCCAGGTTGTTTTCAGAATAGACATCCAGCGTTCCCCCCTGAGCAGTCACCACACTACCCAGACTTTGTGTAAAGTTTCCTCCACCTGAATTATCGAAGTCAGCAGTCAGCGTTACCGCTGCAGCACTCGTGGTATCGAGAGAGGAAATCGGGGAGAAGAGCAAATGATTATCAGCCAGCAGGTCAACAGCACCGCCATTGGTACGGATAATCTGATTCACATTGATATTATCGCTTCCGTTTACAGTAATTGATGAAGCGGCACCAGTGGCTTCAACTTTCTGATTAATAAACAGTATGCCACCTATGGCCAGGTTGATATTACCACCGGCCGTGATCCCGGCCAGTCCGTCTACGGTCCCCACTGTGGCAGCAGAGGGTTCCTGCAGGTAGATATCACCGGCGGTCGTGTCGGCAGACATCGTATTGATCGCCAGGTCAATGTCCCCTGCCCCCGCAGAACCGATGCCGGTCGCGGCCCGCAGCGCTGCCGTGTTGGCGGTGATCAGGGATGCTTCGGATCCACTGTTATCGGTAATCGCACCGGCGGAAGTTGTGACCTGCACTTCACCGCTGGTATTCAGATTCGCCAGGGCGATGTTATTGACGGCATCAATATCGATCAGACCGGTACCGCTGCTGGTCACTGTTGATGTATCTGCCAGGGTCACTGCACCAGCTGAATCGATTTCAATTTCGAATGCGGCGGTATTGGAGATAATCGCCAGAGCATTCAGGTTGAAGTTGCCCCCTGTATTCTGAAGCAGCAGGTTTCCACCACTGGCCGTGATATTCTCGGTGACCGTCATGGTGTCGGTCGAGGTGATCGTGGAAGGTGCTCCGACAGTCACGCCGTTGATCCCGCCGGCAAAACCGATATTGAGGGTACCAGTATTATCCAGCTCCAGCCCCGCACCGATGTTGGCTTCCAAAGCTCCCAGATCGGTTTCCAGAGCATCGCCTACACCGGCTCCCGTGCCTGCGGTCAGGGTCGCGTTGTTCGCGGTAATGTTGTTACCTGCGTTCGCATCACTGATCGCACCAGCGGTCGCGGTGACGGTCACATCGCCGGAGGTCGTGATCTGTCCCAGTTGGATATTGTTGCTGGCAGTCAGATCGATATCACTGGCACCGGCATCAATCGAGCCAGCTGGAGCAAAGGTAATATTAGCGAATGTCGAATCAATATCCACGCTACCCGTAGTGGTAAACGCGCCATTCACGAAGACCTGACCGGCAGTCAGATCCAACACACCCGCTCCGATGTCCACCGTTCCGGTGTTGATGACATCATCATTACCCGCATTGACCGTCAGATTGGCTGTGAAAGTCGAATCCAGGGGGTCGATATTGATGGCATCAGAGCCACTGCCGCCGGCGACTTCGGTGTTGATCGTCAATGTGCCTGTCGGATGCGTGAAGACAACCGATTCGCCCAGAGTGGAAGCGATCTGTGATTCGCCATCGCCCACATCCCCGTCATCAGACAGCGTGATGGTTTCGGCGGCACCGGTGTAGCTGAAGATACGATCTGTTGCGGTGATCGTGTCTAAAATCGGTTCCAGGCCGGTGTAGGTAATCGTGGCGGTCCCTTCACCATCGTAGAATATCGAACCGTCATTGGCGTTATCGAAGCGGTGTTCGACTGTTGCAGCGGTACCACCCAGAATCAACAGTGTGTCGCCGAGCGTTTCGCCGCCGGTTCCGCCGTTAAAGTTGATTCCATTCACCGGATCAAACAGCCCACCAGCTGGATTATTGATGATCAGTGTGTCATCGCCGTTCAGACCGTTGAAGGTGAAATCTGTGTTGGCATTGAAATTGATGACCGGCCCGCCGTTGATCTGGTACGTTCCCGAGTTGGCAGTCAGAGCGTTAATCTCCAGCGTATCATCGCCGACGGTACCATCAACGACAATGCTGCCGCCGAAGGTCAGGCCTTCGATTTCATCAAAGGTCACATCCTGAAATCCACCGGTTGCGGAGATTGTCCCGCCATCCAGACCGGCTGGTGTGAAGGTGGAAGATTCGCCCGGAGGGGTCAGGTAAGTCAGTGTGTCCCCAGGTGAAGCGGGAGCGGTTGGATTACCGCCGACAATGTCAATCGTCGTCAGTACATTGGGATTAACAGTGATGTCAT is a window from the Gimesia benthica genome containing:
- a CDS encoding golvesin C-terminal-like domain-containing protein — its product is MASDAPFTVFDGSRNDITTTAINLGTFDLNQQIAPDDFLADGALWEDLGTFTVNSRTLTVMLTNLANGLITADAVRIERVSAGPEVQLTDVTDAPAPPSILVDGHPGGIDFGTTELLTDLTRTFEITNTGSAALDISNIVIPAGFTTTLVAQSVAAGDTISFEITMDSDSFGDRSGLFSFDTNDVDEATFNLLLHGQVSNVVIIDNGDADFSATAGFELYDSGVNRGSAGFEGDIAGAIPNQPGFIPPPAGTDTATWTFTGLADGFYRVSTTWSALYNRVTDAPYSLDGGAGTFDIDVNQTLIPSTFADNGAAWFDLNTSFEVVGGTLTVTLTNDASSIPRDTFDLANGVIADAVRIEYLPTPDLEVTVDGNVVDDDTGVVDFGTTIPGIPVSKTFTVTNLSADPVDVTGLIEFPPGFSIDPASPFGTDTVPVNIPGFGSVTFTIQFDGGTTGSTFGQISFTTGDADENPYNFTVTGAAGPATVGINDATFDATGTWNEHIPGVVGDPEFLYTGVPYVGGTGTSRAFWDFDVEPGRYQVVAHWYVHPDVSPYGRAAATNAPYTIFSDATPVATYRVSHQGSSNDFLDDGTWWEYIGDPVVINDNHMTVVLSDDANGIVYADEIRIIRVVDPVIKVEVDGGTVEDSGAVDFEDTIIGAPVVKTFTVTNFGERNMALGPINVPTGFSLVSGFGDTNLAPGDSTTFTLQMDASIGGSFSGMVSFGGDLAVENPFNFTVSGSAADSMIIDNGDFGYSTSGAAWNREVRTWGDDTQYFQRDQDVLLGGDLPGTNTATWTFENLGAGTYQVASHWLNHSGYASNAQITIAGIEGGPITVSLDQRFYPQGFSADGSIWQELGNFQVAAGNTLTVTISDDGANGNLAADAMRLELIPPGLTAPEIDVAAGATALTSGVSSIDLGTAFFGETLSQTFTITNTGTNTLNLGAITLPGSGEYTVSSPLGTTTLFAGQSTTFEISFNSTGAAGVVAGPVSIATNDSDENPFTFNITAEMTDVVLIDNGDVGYSSTGSWNTLFYDARYFESDAQRLNLGQSGTATWDFTNLTAGTYTVSATWLNDPLRATNAEYNVAGVGPVVVNQRVAPNDFAADGFNWEILTAAVVVAPGGSITVTLSDNGPANGAINADAIRIQRVGALMAAAGVSSTAAPSITQSDLDSVVDAALSYWETAGLSDAQLELLGSVNFVLTDLPDAMLGGASGTTVLIDVNAAGYGWFVDGTPLDSSEFTLLDGSLLAGSGSDAFGQMDLLTVVMHELGHTLGLEDLDSDGTLMSESLDVSERRLPSADEIDDFFSGIAGGDNPLLD